In the Kaistella sp. 97-N-M2 genome, one interval contains:
- a CDS encoding SusE domain-containing protein — MKNIFKILVVIILPLLLIQACRDEADRDWTNPEASFKLYDTTLGAAVLYPTMADNPFILTWDKTEAAGDYSVIVSATEDFATKAEIGTSTTNTLKTTIGELNMAMLQAGLSPYTAQTAYVRVEKGTEVSNTIRFSVTPYPAAVPVITSPTAGQTIALDAGNPNAVAATVTWKDYAYGVDVNYTVEIAPHGSTAFVTGGTTLNDKMLTWTNFQLNDAALKLGAPVGVPSDIDVRVTASTESTGGTITKTSKVVTFSVTPYQPAFVSFYLVGSGTAVGWDASKAQILHNNNEISEIYTYLQNDGEFRFLGQQDWNPLNYSLNADGIQEGYKYFNTWSANLVPSGTDNMKFTGNSGMYKINIDQNSRDITVTPSSSPTLPTDVYLVGSLQGWNASTALKMTQINDGVYEYEIAIPDGAEFKFLGQQDWSGLEWGNIHNAGNTGFLGPNGDNNNIQFSGGNTMYKITANVKLGTYMITPL; from the coding sequence ATGAAAAATATTTTTAAAATTTTGGTGGTAATTATTCTACCATTGCTCTTAATTCAGGCGTGTCGCGATGAGGCAGACCGGGATTGGACCAATCCGGAAGCGTCCTTCAAACTTTACGACACCACTTTGGGAGCGGCAGTTTTGTACCCGACCATGGCGGATAATCCTTTTATTCTTACTTGGGATAAAACGGAGGCCGCCGGTGATTATTCGGTTATTGTATCTGCCACTGAAGATTTTGCAACAAAAGCAGAAATTGGCACTTCAACTACAAATACACTCAAAACGACTATCGGAGAGTTGAACATGGCGATGTTGCAGGCGGGTTTAAGTCCGTACACGGCGCAAACTGCTTATGTAAGGGTTGAAAAAGGAACTGAAGTTTCCAATACCATTAGATTTTCTGTAACACCTTACCCAGCGGCAGTTCCGGTTATTACAAGCCCGACCGCCGGTCAGACAATTGCGTTGGACGCAGGAAACCCAAATGCCGTTGCAGCCACAGTTACCTGGAAAGATTATGCTTATGGAGTAGATGTTAACTATACCGTCGAGATTGCACCGCATGGTTCTACAGCTTTTGTAACCGGTGGTACAACATTAAATGACAAAATGTTGACCTGGACAAACTTCCAGTTAAATGACGCTGCTCTTAAGTTGGGCGCTCCCGTTGGAGTTCCCTCAGACATCGATGTGAGAGTTACTGCAAGCACAGAATCTACGGGCGGAACGATTACAAAAACTTCAAAAGTCGTTACCTTTTCCGTTACTCCTTACCAGCCGGCGTTTGTGTCCTTTTATTTAGTAGGCAGCGGAACCGCTGTTGGTTGGGATGCCTCAAAAGCTCAAATTTTACACAACAACAATGAAATTTCTGAGATCTATACCTATCTTCAAAATGATGGTGAATTTAGATTTCTTGGGCAGCAGGACTGGAATCCCCTAAACTACAGCCTGAATGCTGACGGAATACAGGAAGGGTACAAATATTTCAATACCTGGTCCGCCAACCTTGTACCTTCCGGTACAGACAATATGAAATTTACAGGAAATTCAGGAATGTACAAAATCAATATTGATCAAAATTCCCGGGACATAACGGTAACACCTTCATCTTCTCCAACTTTGCCTACAGATGTTTATTTAGTAGGATCTTTACAGGGATGGAATGCGTCAACAGCGCTCAAAATGACGCAGATTAATGACGGCGTGTACGAGTATGAGATTGCAATTCCGGATGGTGCTGAATTCAAGTTTTTAGGTCAGCAGGATTGGTCCGGTCTGGAGTGGGGTAACATCCACAATGCTGGCAACACTGGATTTTTAGGTCCTAATGGCGACAATAACAATATTCAGTTTAGCGGCGGCAATACAATGTATAAAATTACGGCAAACGTAAAACTTGGAACTTATATGATTACACCGCTATAA
- a CDS encoding SusE domain-containing protein, translating to MKTNILNKIIFAFIAIIGLIACSDRELVTANNTGAPMVMDLSTDHLFLDQNFPNNAALTITWTAAEYSIPVAVNYSVEMSADEAFSTPAEIGIVTESMRNITFTTKQMNEAAKKIGLVPNVVQNMYFRVTAYVGADDLPAVSNVTRLSITPYLASPTYEYEDLFIIGNATPGGWDNLADNDFLLPLLKTSVASQYTYTGFFKAKSGVDAAGFKMIKVKGSWDAQFGKGAAEGQLSTDGGSGNLSVPADGYYKLTVDTAALTYTLEPVSVSPTTYTSISIIGTVNGNFDNDTQMTQSTFDPHVWVLMGETLSGGEFKFRANNSWDTNWGGNSEYFGTATQGGDNIPLAAEWDYDIYFNDATGAYTIIPVK from the coding sequence ATGAAAACAAATATTTTAAATAAAATAATTTTTGCTTTTATTGCTATAATCGGTTTAATCGCCTGTAGCGATAGAGAGTTGGTCACCGCTAACAACACTGGTGCACCAATGGTAATGGACTTATCGACCGACCATTTATTTTTGGACCAAAATTTTCCTAATAATGCAGCCTTAACAATCACCTGGACGGCAGCAGAATATTCCATTCCTGTGGCAGTAAATTACAGCGTTGAAATGTCGGCCGACGAAGCTTTCAGCACGCCTGCCGAAATAGGTATTGTTACCGAGTCGATGAGAAACATCACTTTCACTACAAAACAAATGAACGAAGCAGCCAAGAAAATCGGATTGGTGCCGAACGTCGTTCAAAACATGTATTTCAGAGTTACCGCGTACGTTGGTGCAGACGATTTACCTGCAGTTTCGAACGTAACACGTTTATCCATCACGCCTTATTTGGCAAGCCCAACTTACGAATACGAAGACCTCTTTATAATCGGTAACGCAACGCCGGGCGGTTGGGACAATTTGGCGGATAACGACTTTTTGTTGCCCCTGCTGAAAACGAGCGTGGCAAGCCAATATACCTACACCGGCTTTTTTAAAGCAAAAAGTGGTGTGGACGCTGCGGGATTCAAAATGATCAAGGTTAAAGGCTCCTGGGACGCACAGTTTGGGAAAGGCGCAGCAGAGGGACAACTTAGTACCGATGGGGGTTCAGGTAATCTTTCCGTTCCGGCGGACGGCTATTATAAATTAACGGTAGATACTGCGGCGCTTACATATACGCTGGAACCTGTTTCTGTTTCACCAACTACCTACACTTCAATATCAATTATCGGTACTGTAAACGGTAACTTCGATAACGATACCCAAATGACGCAGTCGACGTTTGATCCGCATGTTTGGGTTTTGATGGGCGAAACTTTATCTGGAGGTGAATTTAAATTCAGAGCAAATAATTCCTGGGACACCAATTGGGGAGGAAACTCCGAATATTTTGGGACTGCAACGCAAGGTGGTGACAATATTCCATTAGCTGCAGAGTGGGATTATGATATCTATTTCAATGATGCTACAGGCGCTTACACGATCATTCCTGTTAAATAA